From Periophthalmus magnuspinnatus isolate fPerMag1 chromosome 1, fPerMag1.2.pri, whole genome shotgun sequence:
tgaaacaaaacgcaactccagatTCTCTATTTAGAGGAggtaacatgttttaaatgtcacaagaagccattttgtgtaatacaggacctttaaaatcaaaCATCTCCTTTCTCGTACTTGCACAAAGTGGCCTGCACTCTCACATGACCGATGGAAACGTGCATTGTTAGAACAGCGTTTGAATGATGAGACGCGTGCCATTGTTTCCAGACAGCTGAATAGACATTTATGCATGGCTGTAAACATTGGTATTGTATTGTAACAGATGAAGAGAATGTGTTGGCGTCATTTGAAAACTTGATAGATCTTGTGTTTTCCTTGCCTGGCCTcgacagacacaagcacaatgaaTAATGCCAGACTTTTCCAGACTTGTGCCTGCAGACACTTAGCTCCAGGCAGACAATTTGATCACATCAATAGCCGCTGGTGCGCTGAGTCTTGCGCTCGCTCTCTCACGCTGTCAGCAACACCAAATGCACAAATAGCTCCCTCCACTTTTCTCCACCTGTCACTATTCATTTCACCTTTCTCTCAATCTGACAGCGTCTGACAAAAAACTGTGATCAGACCACCTTGACAACGCTGGAGCCCGTCTCATCTTGGAAGCTAAGcggggttgggcctggttagtacttggatgggagacagcTAGACCCGTCACAATAACAcgttttgaagcatgatatatcgcTACGGAGAAATATTACgctaaacgataatatttaaacgACTTTATGCCGCTAATTAAGCTTTAAATAATGCACGATAATCCCTGCAAAGGATTTTTAAATACTGtttactgtttcattaaaagacaggaagtgagcatgggcacgctatcggctccaattcactttgtattgaaaaactatcaCCCCTCGCGCTTTattttggtcctaaaatgttcgtattaacccgctctacgtgatcctactgtttttatttcgctattgtgtcaaaatatgaacattaataatagacaaatcaagTATGTTCTTTCTCAAACGtggctcccgctagcgttagcaacaggtttaattgacagcgttgctaactggtgcgggcgggaaggggcgttaccgtcaacagcctctcttcggattggctctttggttgctatgatacgcacgGCCTTACAAACATTACAGCTTTGGTTATAAAAGGTGGAATATGTGCACAGTCGGCTGGTTGCTGGAAGAGTTAAGCCAGCTGTGACTAACAGACCCACGCTGCGTCCCGATTGGAGCATCTCTGGCACTCATCCATGATATTGAAAGAACATGATGGAGaacaggaggaaggagaggtaGACAGCGCACTGCAGTTGGAGTGCATTAGCAGAAGGTGGAGGATGACAACATGTAATTACCTATTTACCCAGCCTTTAGTGGAAACCTCGTTCAGGTCTAATTGAGCGGTGCATTAGTGAGATGGTCATAAAGATAGCAGCGTCAGTgcggaaggaggaggaggaggaggaggagtatgaGAGGCGGTCACAGGACAGGGACTGACCGGGATAGGGAGAGATGGGAATGAAATgtacatataatataataaaatataatatacacagaaaaaataaacactgaatgagagggtgtgttcaaacttttgactggtagtgtataaaaatgttttgtgattttagtaCAAATAGAAACAGCCAGAGAAGATGCCTTTAAATGTCATTTATTGTACtataaagcatttatttatttttgtaggtTTCAAAGTGATTGCTATTCCAACtaacaattaaaaactaaatatttaatcttgttttcaatcgttaaaaatactcaaaatgtcGCTTCTAAACAGCTGTAACTGTAACAAGTATCTGACCGCTGTAACATATAAAACATAcccttatatattttttaatctaaCGTCGTCAGAGTTTAGACTGTCCTGTCATTTGATTGGCAGATTTGGCTTCTCCTTCACTGTTAATGTCCAGGACAGCGCGACCCCAGACCCTCAGTCGACTCACTCCTCCGTCAGGGGCGATCACAAAGCGGATGTGGCTCACAGCGTCGTGAGGCCGTAGCTCCGCCTCCGAGAACATGTGACTGTAGTGAGGGCGGAGCCTTCTTGTCGGGAGGAGTACGCTCCATTTAGCGGAAGTCCATTTGCTGGCGACGCATTGGGCCTCTTCTTCGGGGGTCAACACGCACGCCTCCACGGTGCACGAATCCGGGGCGTTGCCTTTAAAGTGACGTGTGTCTATTTCGATATGGCTGACCACTCCTTTGTGTCCGAGTCGAAACACCGCCCACTCGCTCCCGGAGACCTGCAACACCCCCTTCTGGTCAAGCTGGAGTTTTTGTGGTCGGTCCAGTCTCCGGGCAGTTTCCCAACCATCTGCCATGCTGGACGCTACGCCCAGTCCAATCATGTTGCGCGGATGTCCAAAGTGGGCGTCGCTGAAACCAAGGCAGACCCCGCCGTTGGTCAGTGCCACCAAGTCCACTTCTTGTTGGGCAGATTCGCTTGACCATTCTCTTTCTCCAACTCCATAGACCCTTAACCGTGCAATTCCTCCATCTGGGAACATATTGATGCGGAGATGAGTGACTCTAGAAGTATGGACTTTGAAGTAGTTATGGCAGGAGTCGGAATATCCAGGTTGTAGTGATGAAATTGGCACAAGTTCTTGCCAAGCCTCGGAATTTAGTTTTGCCACAGCGGCCCGTTCGCTCTCAGAAGCCTCCATTCCGGTTCGATCACCCACTAGAGAGAAATCCAGTGGCGTGTCTAAACATGCAGCCTGGATTGAAACACGAGGAGCGTAGTTGCCTGTGAAGAATGAGGTATCGACATCAAATCCAAAAATTATACCGGGGACTCCTAGCTGAACAATGCACCAATCATGACCAGGAATTCTCTTGCGTCTCGTCTCccaaccatccatccatttcccAAATTCGGTAAAGGCTGAGGCAATGAACTGAGGAGGGTCTCTCTTGAGGAGATTGGCTGCTGGAGCAAACCACTCATCAGTTGCGA
This genomic window contains:
- the allc gene encoding allantoicase, whose protein sequence is MAERRTIEKISEPDFVQFNDLASDAVGGKIIFATDEWFAPAANLLKRDPPQFIASAFTEFGKWMDGWETRRKRIPGHDWCIVQLGVPGIIFGFDVDTSFFTGNYAPRVSIQAACLDTPLDFSLVGDRTGMEASESERAAVAKLNSEAWQELVPISSLQPGYSDSCHNYFKVHTSRVTHLRINMFPDGGIARLRVYGVGEREWSSESAQQEVDLVALTNGGVCLGFSDAHFGHPRNMIGLGVASSMADGWETARRLDRPQKLQLDQKGVLQVSGSEWAVFRLGHKGVVSHIEIDTRHFKGNAPDSCTVEACVLTPEEEAQCVASKWTSAKWSVLLPTRRLRPHYSHMFSEAELRPHDAVSHIRFVIAPDGGVSRLRVWGRAVLDINSEGEAKSANQMTGQSKL